The segment GCCATCGTCTCGACCTTGCGGAACCGATGCTGCGCGAGCGTGCTTATCTGTCCGACATGGGTGGGATCAAGCGGGAGGTGATGGACGAATTCGAGATCGTGCTCACGCAAATGCCCTATGTGGGGGGCGCGGCAAGCCGCATGAGCGATTTCTTCATGCGGCTCATAGGCTTCATGGCCATCAGCCGGGTGCTGCGGCGACACGGCGTGCCGCTGCCCGTGATCGGCGAGATCGAGCGGGAGACTTACAAGGCGCAATTGCTGACCGAGCCCGAAGCCGAGCGTCTTGCCGCGGGGCGTCAGTTCATGTCGCGGGAGAACCAGGCCTTGCTGCGCGAGCAGGCCGCGAAAAGCCATCTGCAAGAGTTTCCGGAAGATTTCGTCTACGATTTCGTCGCGCCCGGCCCGCGCGACAGCTTTGAATTCGGCATCAACTACAGGGCATGCGGCTTCTGCAAATTTGCGGCCCGACATGGCGACAAGGAGATCCTGCCGAACATTTGCGGCCTTGATTTCGACGCCTACGCAACGCGAGGCATCCGCCTGGAACGGACCCAGACATTGGCTGGTGGCGCGAACCACTGCGACTTCCGCTTCTCCCGGCTTCCGGCGGACTAGATCACCCCTGCCAGCCGCAACCCCACGCCGGCCGCGCAACTGCCCGCCAGCACCGTCAGCATGCCGAGCTTGAAGCGGAAGATCGCGGTTGCGGCCGCGATGGCCAGCAGCAGTGCGGGGACATCGACGCTGGTCAGCACCGGCATGTCGAAGGCAAACGGAAAGGCGTGCACCGGTACGGTCTGGTGGAACAGCGTGTGCAGCGCGAACCAGATCGAGAGGTTGAGGATCACGCCGACGACGGCGGCGGTGATCGCGCTGAGCGCGCCGGCAAGTCCCTTGTTGCCGCGCAGGA is part of the Bradyrhizobium commune genome and harbors:
- a CDS encoding L-2-amino-thiazoline-4-carboxylic acid hydrolase translates to MALHPFYESHRGAMEAAMRHRLDLAEPMLRERAYLSDMGGIKREVMDEFEIVLTQMPYVGGAASRMSDFFMRLIGFMAISRVLRRHGVPLPVIGEIERETYKAQLLTEPEAERLAAGRQFMSRENQALLREQAAKSHLQEFPEDFVYDFVAPGPRDSFEFGINYRACGFCKFAARHGDKEILPNICGLDFDAYATRGIRLERTQTLAGGANHCDFRFSRLPAD